A segment of the Aureliella helgolandensis genome:
CGCCTGTATGTGAACATGATCAAGGCCGGGGAGGCTGGGGGAGCTTTGGAGACCATTCTCCAGCGTCTGGCCGACTTCTTGGAGAGTGCCGAAGCGCTCAAGCGGAAGGTGAAGGGGGCGCTGATCTATCCTATCGCGGTGGTCATCATCGCTGCCTTGATTATCTGCTTGATCATGATTGTGATCGTGCCCACATTTAAGAAGATGTTTGAAGAGTTCGGGCTGACTCTTCCACCGCCCACTCTGTTGCTGATCGCGATGAGTGACTACATCGTCAAGTATTGGTTCTTGATGTTGCTCATTCCATTCTGTTATTGGTTGCTCACGAAACTACTCCGCAAGTTCCGCATGGGACGCATGGGGTATGACATGTACATGCTCAAGCTGCCGGTGTTCGGGGCCTTGATCGAGAAGAATATTTTGGCGCGGACCACGCGAACGCTGGGCACGTTGATCTCCTCGGGGGTTCCGATTCTGGAGGCGCTGAACATTACCCGTGAGACGGCTGGCAACGCTTTGTTCGAGCGGATTTTCACCAAGGTGACGGAGGCAATTCGCGAGGGGGAAGTGATCAGTAAGCCCCTGCGTGAGAATTCGGTGCCTGGCTTCCATCCGCTGGCTGCGGTGTACTGGGTCATCATGGGGACCTTCCCTGGAGTCATGATTTTATCGGTCGCTTTAACGGCTGGTCGCAACACGGGCACCAAGGGCTCGATGGAAACGCTGTTGGCCGTAGGCGGGATCAGCTGCGGTCTAGGGGCCGTTGGCTGTCTGCTGTTCTATCTTATGAAGATGAAGAGTCGGGTGATCGACGAGTTGGTCGTGAATATGGTTGACGTGGGGGAAGAGACCGGTGAACTCGATACGATGCTGTACAAGGTGGCGGATACCTATGATGACGAAGTGAACGTGATGACCGAAGGCCTGACGCGCTTGATTGAGCCGCTGTTGATTTGCTTCCTAGGGGTAGCGGTTGGCTTTATCGTGATTTCGTTGTTCATGCCACTCGTTTCGATGATCACCTCGCTTGCATAGAGTCAGAACTTTGGATTGGCCAGGGCTGCTTGCTACGGAATCGCAGCAGCCGGATTGGTAGCGCGGAATGCACACTTAAATTCCCAAGAGGAACAGACGCAATGAAAAATCGAGCCCCCCAGCGAATAGGCTTCACGTTAGTCGAAGTGCTGACCGTGGTTGCCATCATCGGCATTTTAGTTGGCCTGATCGTCCCGGCCGTAAATTATGCGTTGACCAAAGTCAAGCAGAATGCGATGGCCATGGAGGTCATAACCCTGGCCGGTGCCGTTGAGCAGTACCAGCAAAAATACGGCGACTACCCGCCCGATGGCTCGAGCCTGACCAGTCTGCAGCGACATTTGCGCAAGGCCTTTCCGCGCATTGCAGAATCTGAGGGAGTTTTGCTAACGAGCTTTAGCAATGCATCCAACTTTCCCGGCGCCGTGATGGATGGCCCCGAAGCCTTGGTCTTTTTTCTAGGAGGCTTTAGCAGCGATCCGGTGTATCCATTTTCTGGAACCGGGGGCCCCTTCTACATCCTGAACACGAGTGGCGTGCAGGTGAACTCCTCCACGCCGGCCTCCGAACGGGCTAGCGTCCAGTACAACGTGGATCGCAGCTCACCGTTGTACGAATTCAAGCAATCGCAATTGACGCTCGACACTTCAACCGGCCTGACCGTCTCATCGGACGAAGCCGAATTGTTCGGCGAATTTAGGAGGGTGCCTGGGCAATCGCAACAACCCATGCCCAATGATCTGCTGCCTGTTTATGTTCCCTCGGGCATGCTGGCCCCTTACGTCTATTTCAACAGTCAGACCTACTCTGCTGGTGGTGTGTTTAATTACTACCACTCGGACGCCATCGGCACCGCGCGTCCGTATCGATCGGATGAAGTCAAGACGACGGGTACCATCGCTGCCGATACGTACTACCGCTACATGGAACCGAAGACCTTCCAGCTGATGACGGCTGGCTTGGATGATAACTATGGAGGAGCTCCTCAGCCGGCCACTGGCGCGCCGGTCTACTTCCGTTTCCCGAGTGGTGCCTCGCTCGACATTACCGTCGATTTAGACTCCCAGTCGGGTCCCAACAATTATCAGGTTCAGCAGGGACTGCCGAGTCAGCAACTCGACAACGCCACCAACTTTTCAGCAGGAATTTTGGGCGACGCGCTTGCGAACTAGTCCA
Coding sequences within it:
- a CDS encoding type II secretion system F family protein, whose amino-acid sequence is MPTFQFEAMDATGQEIKDIIEAASEEEAQTTIRQMGYFVTKIQVKKGVAKAAVGAKRKRPFAMGGAKTKHITAFTRQLSILQDAGLPILRSLKILETNNKPGKLKNALMDVCDEIETGSTLSESMSKSPKVFTRLYVNMIKAGEAGGALETILQRLADFLESAEALKRKVKGALIYPIAVVIIAALIICLIMIVIVPTFKKMFEEFGLTLPPPTLLLIAMSDYIVKYWFLMLLIPFCYWLLTKLLRKFRMGRMGYDMYMLKLPVFGALIEKNILARTTRTLGTLISSGVPILEALNITRETAGNALFERIFTKVTEAIREGEVISKPLRENSVPGFHPLAAVYWVIMGTFPGVMILSVALTAGRNTGTKGSMETLLAVGGISCGLGAVGCLLFYLMKMKSRVIDELVVNMVDVGEETGELDTMLYKVADTYDDEVNVMTEGLTRLIEPLLICFLGVAVGFIVISLFMPLVSMITSLA
- a CDS encoding type II secretion system protein, with amino-acid sequence MKNRAPQRIGFTLVEVLTVVAIIGILVGLIVPAVNYALTKVKQNAMAMEVITLAGAVEQYQQKYGDYPPDGSSLTSLQRHLRKAFPRIAESEGVLLTSFSNASNFPGAVMDGPEALVFFLGGFSSDPVYPFSGTGGPFYILNTSGVQVNSSTPASERASVQYNVDRSSPLYEFKQSQLTLDTSTGLTVSSDEAELFGEFRRVPGQSQQPMPNDLLPVYVPSGMLAPYVYFNSQTYSAGGVFNYYHSDAIGTARPYRSDEVKTTGTIAADTYYRYMEPKTFQLMTAGLDDNYGGAPQPATGAPVYFRFPSGASLDITVDLDSQSGPNNYQVQQGLPSQQLDNATNFSAGILGDALAN